A single window of Anopheles moucheti chromosome 2, idAnoMoucSN_F20_07, whole genome shotgun sequence DNA harbors:
- the LOC128310379 gene encoding uncharacterized protein LOC128310379: protein MNVIKFKLPVSFEPKCKVYRSRRRIPRSAHTTPDTLFSVCELALRKLLGSRVPRRKFWPTVLSLLPGAESRRLSVRHQLECPQDFNIHLRASVNYANHWSLLTESLRHEPRWPRIRIGDPARNRITRLHQDYPSQHIWQIRPYDMLTSAFIVRTAAKIASLEQQRSQGRYRAGRTISSLTTTTITTATTSSTGRRLSRDRSIDVPDDDEQDDQQRVQQLQRQQLMVIGKRTTGSYELRLNSVSARTSRRKRPTR, encoded by the exons ATGAAtgtgattaaatttaaacttcCGGTTAGCTTTGAGCCCAAGTGCAAGGTGTACCGCAGCCGGCGAAG GATTCCTCGCAGCGCCCACACCACGCCGGACACGCTGTTCAGTGTGTGCGAGTTGGCACTCCGGAAGTTGCTCGGTAGTCGAGTTCCGCGCAGAAAGTTCTGGCCGACCGTGCTG TCGTTGCTGCCCGGGGCAGAGTCACGCCGGCTCAGTGTGCGACATCAGCTGGAGTGCCCACAGGATTTCAACATCCATCTCAGGGCCAGCGTAAACTATGCCAATCACTGGAGTCTGCTGACGGAATCGCTGAGGCATGAACCGCGTTGGCCACGGATACGCATCGGTGATCCAGCCCGCAACCGGATTACTCGCCTGCACCAGGACTACCCCTCGCAGCACATCTGGCAGATCCGGCCCTATGACATGCTGACCAGTGCGTTTATCGTTCGCACGGCGGCCAAAATTGCATCACTGGAACAGCAGCGCTCCCAAGGCCGGTATCGGGCCGGGCGGACGATTTCCTCcctaaccaccaccaccatcaccaccgcgaCCACCTCGTCGACGGGGCGGCGACTGAGTCGGGACAGATCGATCGATGTGCCGGACGATGATGAGCAGGACGACCAGCAGCGGGTGCAACAGTTACAGCGGCAACAGCTAATGGTAATTGGCAAGCGCACCACCGGAAGTTACGAGCTACGGCTCAACAGTGTATCGGCTAGAACCTCCCGACGCAAGAGACCCACACGCTAA